A genomic segment from Garra rufa chromosome 5, GarRuf1.0, whole genome shotgun sequence encodes:
- the LOC141334856 gene encoding globoside alpha-1,3-N-acetylgalactosaminyltransferase 1-like: MYRMLIYMNNNQSRPKWKLKDYGLRSTPGFVYQQPSALRGRTDVASVTSWLAPIVWEGTFDPTLIDFMYKKQNLTIATTVFALGKYTRFLKDFLESAEQHYFVGFRVQYYLFTDHPEVVPVVKMRENHHLTVRKVPSMNRWQDISMGRMDILEKLIENELAGEADYIFCLDVDTQFYGRWSVESLGRLVGVIHPWFFEAPRHLFTYERRPESLAYIPEGEGDYYFTGAAFGGSLEDVLHLTKTCREQLNIDTANSIEAVWHEESHLNKYFLYNKPSKLLSPEYLWRNINAGSSQIKTIRFSHVAKNNAEVRPNP, translated from the exons ATGTACAGGAT GCTCATTTACATGAACAACAACCAGAGCAG GCCAAAGTGGAAGCTTAAGGACTATGGATTGCGCTCAACGCCGGG ATTTGTGTACCAGCAGCCCAGTGCACTGAGAGG CCGGACAGATGTTGCTTCTGTGACCTCATGGTTAGCCCCGATTGTTTGGGAGGGAACCTTTGACCCCACACTGATCGACTTTATGTACAAAAAACAGAATCTCACCATAGCGACCACTGTCTTCGCTTTGGGAAA ATACACACGCTTTCTCAAAGATTTTCTGGAGTCAGCAGAGCAGCATTACTTTGTTGGATTTCGAGTGCAATACTACCTGTTTACAGATCATCCAGAAGTTGTTCCTGTAGTTAAGATGcgtgaaaaccatcatttgacaGTTCGAAAGGTTCCAAGTATGAACAGATGGCAGGACATCAGTATGGGCAGGATGGACATACTGGAAAAACTAATCGAGAATGAACTGGCCGGTGAGGCGGACTATATTTTCTGCCTTGACGTAGATACACAGTTCTATGGCCGTTGGAGTGTGGAGTCTTTGGGTCGTCTGGTAGGTGTGATACATCCTTGGTTCTTTGAGGCTCCCAGGCATCTGTTTACATATGAGCGTAGACCGGAGTCTCTAGCATACATTCCAGAAGGAGAAGGTGATTATTATTTTACTGGCGCTGCATTCGGTGGCTCTTTGGAGGATGTACTTCATCTCACCAAAACCTGCCGGGAACAGCTGAACATTGATACTGCAAACTCCATTGAGGCGGTATGGCACGAGGAGTCTCACTTGAACAAGTATTTTCTTTATAACAAACCTAGTAAACTGCTCTCTCCTGAATATCTGTGGCGAAACATCAATGCTGGGTCATCCCAAATAAAAACAATTCGCTTCTCTCATGTAGCTAAAAACAATGCAGAAGTTCGTCCAAACCCATAG